AGAAAAAGTGGCTTACAGCAAAGGAATTCAACTTTCTGGTGGTGAACGACGACGGACGGAATTAGCCAGAGCTTTAGCGGCTGGACAAGAAGGCCCAAAATTCTTACTGTTAGATGAACCATTTGCAGGGGTTGATCCTATCGCTGTGGCGGAAATTCAAGAAATTGTGGCAAAACTACGCGATCGCGGTATGGGAATCTTAATTACAGATCATAATGTGCGTGAAACTCTCGCCATTACTGACCGCGCCTATATTATGCGTGAAGGACAAATTCTCGCGGCTGGCACATCAGACGAACTTTACAGCAATCCTCTAGTAAGGCAATACTATTTAGGTGATAATTTTCACATTTAAATATTTAAATTCATAAATTACGAATTAACCAGGGTTGACCAATCAAATTTTGTTTGCTTATGATTGCTACAAATCAAAAGTCTTTTTATAGTATTAATTCACTGCTGCCATTTACGATTATGGATCGTTATTTGCTCAGTGAATTGCTCCCACCATTTTTGTTTGGCGTTGGGGCATTTTCTTCAATTGGCGTGACAATTGATGCGGTATTTGATCTAATTAGAAAAATTGTTGAATCTGGTCTACCTGTAGGCATCGCTATTCAAGTTTTCTTGTTAAAGATGCCATATTTTATTGTGTTAGCTTTTCCTATGTCTACGCTGTTGGCTACTTTAATGACCTACAGCCGTCTTTCTAGCGAAAGTGAACTAATTGCCCTACGCGGCTGTGGGGTGAGTGTCTATCGGATGGTGCTACCTGCGGTGATGTTAAGCTTGATAGTTACAGGTATGACATTTGTCTTTAACGAACAAGTTACACCAACGGCAAATTATCAAGCCAATCGAATTCTAGACAGCGCCCTAAAATCAGACAAACCTATTTTAAAACAGCAAAATATTTTCTATCCAGAATACCGCGATGTTCAAGAGGCCGATGGAAGTAAAATCAAGCGACTGGCACGGCTTTTTTATGCTGACCAATTTGATGGTAAACAGATGAAAGGTTTGACAATTATTGATAGATCTACAGAAGGGCTAAATCAGGTAGTTGTGGCAGAATCGGCGCAATGGAATGGTTCGCAAAGTGTCTGGGATTTTTATAATGGAACTATTTATTTAGTTGCTCCCAATGGTTCATATCGGAACATTTTACGTTTTGAACAGCAACAACTCAAACTA
This window of the Nostoc sp. HK-01 genome carries:
- a CDS encoding permease YjgP/YjgQ, with translation MIATNQKSFYSINSLLPFTIMDRYLLSELLPPFLFGVGAFSSIGVTIDAVFDLIRKIVESGLPVGIAIQVFLLKMPYFIVLAFPMSTLLATLMTYSRLSSESELIALRGCGVSVYRMVLPAVMLSLIVTGMTFVFNEQVTPTANYQANRILDSALKSDKPILKQQNIFYPEYRDVQEADGSKIKRLARLFYADQFDGKQMKGLTIIDRSTEGLNQVVVAESAQWNGSQSVWDFYNGTIYLVAPNGSYRNILRFEQQQLKLPRTPLSLVEKSRDYGEMNISESLEQLTVEKLGGDRQKIRKLQVRIQQKIALPFVCLVFGLVGAAMGTVPQRTGRGTSFGVCVIVIFTYYLMFFISGAIGQAGIISPFLGAWLPNLIFLVIGLFLLMRVARR